The genomic segment tatcgcgatatatcgcgatattccctattaaaagcttgggaaaacttattctaCACATCAATACTACATTCACACAAAGATGTActgtattaaatatacatttattttttcttaagaaCAATGAGGACTTACAAAGTCAAACAAGTGTTTAAGCAACAAACTCTTGTGcttgcaggattttttttctttttttttataacaaacctAATACTTTTTGACAGCTTAGCTGAGGTTTGATACTAGATTTCACAAATAAATACAATTCtgtataacataaataaaatacgAAGGCATGTGCCTTATAAATAAGGTTATTCCTTCCAGtatgttttttacaaaaaaataaaataaagtgcaatCCTGCTTTAATGCATTTTCAGAGTTAACATAAAGGCTACCAACTTCAACTGTTAAATGTTCCTTTAAGCTTTAAGGTGCAATATATAACAGTAGACAAACTCTACACTTAAAGGTGCAACAGCAAAATATCTGTTCAGTAACACAAAAGGCCAACGCCTGGAATAGCAGAGTATCCATAATCCTAGTCCTCACACATACGACTCTGCTATTCCAGGCGTTGGCCTTTGTTATACTGCACAGCTGTTTTGCTGTTGCACTGGTGTAgtgttatttttttatagttgCCTTACTGTACTACTAGCACAGTAAGAGTGGAGACAACTATATAAACTCTACACTAGTGTAATAGGAAAACAGCGGTGAGAGCATTAACACAAAAAAGGACAATGCCTGGAATAGCAGAGTATCTTCCTCACAGTACTAGCAAAGTGTTTTGTCTGCCCCCCTGCTACAAGTGACTGCAGAATAAGTACATACTAGACGTGGTACAAGTTAGACAACTATTATGAAACCCTAAACTTACAAGTGCAACAGCAAAACATTTGTGTGGAGTACCAGGAGTATAAGGCCATCGCCTGGAATAGCTCCTATGACATGACTATAAGTAAGTATAAAAGGATGGAACATGcaaggtttttttttgcattgtaatgtTATGTAATCTACTAAGATTCTTGTTGAGAAACACAAGCTGATCTACATGCCCAGCTATAAAGACACTTCTTTGTGCAGACACAATGTCTCCTGCAGTGGAGAAAactcattggcccagatttatcaaactgtgtgagagaaaaagtggagagatttccccccagcagccaatcacagctcagctttcactttaccagagctcgttagctgagctgtgattggttgctggggggaaatttctctattttttctgtcacacagtttgataaatctgggccattatgcgCAATATTCTAATCCTATGTGAGGAGGATACTCTGcttccaggactttttttttttatactgcacaGATGTTTAGCTGTTGCACTTTTAAGTGTAGATATTTACTTAATAGTTAGTTATTGATAACAGTAACACAACAATTATAAACTCTACACTTAAAAGTGCAACAGGCACAGCAAAACATCTGTGCAGTATAAAACAAAGGCCAACGCCTGGAATAGTAGAGTATCCTCCTCAAAAAGGTAGAGTACACTACAAAGTGTTTTGTCTGCATCCATGGTACAAGTGTTTCTGCAGAATATGTACATCTGTAGTAGACGTAGTAAGACAAGTTAGACAACTATTATAAAACCCTACACTGTTAAAAGTGCAACGTCAGCAAAACATGTTTGCAGTATAACAAACGCCAACGCCTGGAATAGCTCCTATGACATGACTACTATGACTAAAAGGATGGAACATGTGAGCTACTGAGCTTATTTTTTCTTCATCTTAAGATTCTTGTTGAGGAACACAAGCTGATCTACATGCCCAGCTTTAAGGACACTTCTTTGTGCAGACACAATGTCTCCTGCAGTGGAGAAAACTCGTTCTGCAGAGACACTTGTACCAGGGATGCAGAGGAAACACTTTGCTACTCTACCTATGTGAGGATACTCTGCAATGTGCTTCCTCCACCAGTCAAGAGGGTCATCACTGAGAGGCAAGGGGGTTTCATCTCTAAACATTCTAACTTCAGTTGCTGCAACATCATGTGCAGATTTTTGTGCTCGATGGTGTTTGTCAAAGGAAAAAGTTTGTCCAAGCAGCTCAGCCAATGCACATGATGCTCTGGGTTTCTTCATGGGTGGCTGGATGTTAGTTGCTGGTTGATTGTCTTCtttgtcctcctcttcttcttgctgctgaaaaacaaaaacaagcagtAATCAAATTGAAACTTAAGATATAAATAACATAATGTCAAACTCAATATTGCTTTGATGCCTTCACTCACCTAccatagtagaagtagtagttagCTTTTGTATCTCAACCTCCACAGCTTCAGTCAGTCGTGCGTAGATGTCATCAGCCTCATCAGCAGGGAGGAAGGGTAGATTCTTGAACCGAGGGTCAACAGCTGATGCCATGTACAGGGTCTCCTTTTCAtttgcatatctttttttttagatcttgTGCTATTGCTTCCTTAATATCCTTGACTGTATCTGAATCATCAGGACTTCGTTCAGTGCCCATGATGAGCTTGGCATGAAGTGGTGCAATCAGTGACAGTGTTGGCatgctctcctctgacatcactaATGTGGCATCTTTCATAGGCTTCAGAGCTTTCAGGACCTCTTCTGCacatgtgatgtctgactcagtcAATGTGAAGATATCCTTTTCATTTTTCCTGACCTCATTGGAAAGAAGTGCTGCACATATTGCTGGTTGCTGTTCTAAAAACCTCTCAGTCATGTCATAGGAGCTATTCCAGCGTGTAACGACATCTGTAATCAGCCTGTGCTTTGGTAGCTGGAGTTGGTCCTGTTTGAGATTTAGCTGGTGACTGGCTATTGCACTGCGCCTAAAAAAGCCAGTGACACGCCTAATTCTTCCAAGCAGTCTGGCCACTGATGGTAGTTTAAGTGCTTTCTGTGAGGCTAGGTTTAGGCTGTGAGCAAAACACTGAATGTGGCTAACCTGTGCAAGTCTAGCAGCCACAGCCATATTGGCAGCATTATCTGTGACGACAACGGGATCTTTAGCAGTCAAGCCCCATTCATCAAGAGCACCACGGAGCAAACCTGCAATGTTTTCGCCAGTGTGGCTGTCATATATGGCTCGCGTTTGCAGCACGTGTGAGACTAACTTCCACTCGCCCGTAATGTGATGAGCTGTTATGGTCACGTACGACTCGGTGCATCTGGAAGTCCAAGCATCACATGTCAAAGCCACTCTCCCGGCAGAACTCAGTTCCTCCAGCACAACCTACTTTACATCTTTGTACATCTTCGGTAAAGCGATGTCTGTGATGTATTGTCGGGAGGGTAGGGCGTAGCGGGGCTCCATCTCTTTCACCATAATCTGAAAGCCCTCGTTCTCCACCACACTAAGAGGGCGCAGGTTTTTGCAAATGAAATAGAGCACAGATTGTGTTATTCTTGTTGCACGAATCGAGCCTGGTGGAAACTTGGCAGTATTAGCTTGGTCAAGAGTCCTCTGAGAAGCGGGGGTAGTGGTACTAGCTGCTTGTTTTAAGTTTACCTCTATGTCGCCATGATGCCTGGCCATGTGGGCACGTAGGTTTGTCGTATTCCCGCAGTATTTGATTCTGGCCTCACATATTTTGCACACTGCATGGCTCTTGTCATACTCCTTACTCCCTGGTTTATTGTAGAATCCAAAATGAGTCCAAATGCCCGCCTTATAACTCCCCGGCGCGTCCCGAATCTCTTTTTCATTGCCAGCCATGTTGATGCAGCGTTCACTCTGCAGCagctaccgcgagactacagactcagaccaaacaggaaggagaacatacgcactcacaggacaactctcgcgggatcttgttctttctcagctgCGACTCGcagctgagaaagaacaagatcccgcgagagttgtcctgtgagtgcaTAGACtgcgtacgttctccttcctgtttgttctgagtctgtagtctcgcggtagcatgttaattataataatttattaaaaaaaaatcgattctcagaattttaaaatcgattcagtatcgcggaacaaaaaatcgcgataatcgcgcaaatcgattttttcttacatccctagttcacactacgttttctcccgtacaggagcgcatacggcaggggggagctaaaacctcgcgctcccgtatgccttcgtatgcgctcccgtgtgtcattcctttcaatgagccggccggagtgaaacgttcggtccggtcggctcatttttgcgccgtatgcgcttttacgaccggacctcacaccgtggttgaccacagttttaggtccgggggaaaagcgcatacggcgcaaaaatgagccgaccggaccgaacgtttcactccggccggctcattgaaatgaatgacacacgggagcgcatacgaaggcatacgggagcgcaaggttttagctcccccctgccgtatgcgctcccgtatgggagaaaacgtagtgtgaacccagcctaacttaccatgcactcccagtcagactgggaggcggctaggaaagaaatggcccatgtctagctaactactacttatatagggttgggctgagggggtggggaagagtgcagcacatgttcaaacaaaaaaaaaaaaaggaggggatagaaatcacagtgtgaattcgggtagaaaaacagacatggtgcacatctacaatcttgtataatgatctgaatgcttctcagcataatatcaaaaactaacaggttgttagtatacattttttatcaaaaagtacaagcccactcgccacgtcaaggccacctatccagagtgtgtccctaacgtccctagcataaaatggcgcagcatcgggcggcgaccaccaccgccgcaacaccaatgcccacaggagggaacgacccaccggcagagcggccccaatgccactcaaaccagtctatgggccgcaacacccgcccccccccccccgcagacacggcgccacggcagcaacggacgccgcacggcACCACAccggtgtgaacaaggtgtaatggctcacttaccatgctctcccagtcagacttggaggctgctaggaaagaaatggtggggaagagtgcagcacgtgttcaaacaaaaaaaaaaaaaaaaggaggagatagaaatcacagtgtgaattcgggtagaagaacagacatggtgcacatctacaatctctatcccctcctttttttttgtttgaacatgtgctgcactcttcccgaccccctcagcccaaccctatatgagtagtagttagctacacaagggccatttctttcctagttgcctcccagtctgactgggagagcaaggtaagtgagctattacaccttgttcacactggtgtggtgctgtgcggcgtccgttgctgccgtggcgccgtgtctgcggggaggtgcggcccattgACTGGCTTGAGTtgcattggggccactctgccagtgggtcattcccccctgtgggcactggtgtcacggcggtggtggtcgccgcccggtgctacgccattttatgctagggacgataGGGACCCACTcagaataggtggccttgacgtggcgagtgggcttgtactttttgatcaaaaatgtatactaacaacctgttagtttttgatattatgctgagaagcaattggatcattgtgcaagattgtagatgtgcaccatgtctgtttttctacccgaattcagatttgtaaattacttctattaaaaaatcttattccttccagcacttatcagctgctgtatgctctggaggaagttcttttctttttaaccccttaaggaccaaggacgtaccgatatgtcctgagtcctttcccttacCATAACgcaggggccacggcgtggccccgcgtcatagcggtcgggcccggcacctagcaacggccgggacccgtggctaatagcgcatggcactgatcgcagtgccgcgcgctaacACTTTGGACGCTTCGTCTAAAGTGAAACGaaactgctgccggttagctcagggaactgttcgggatcgctgcggtggaatcgcggcatcccgaacagctgtaggacacgaggagggtctcttaccttgcctccatgctgtccgatcgccaaatgcctgctcagtgcctgagatccaggaatgagcaatcaagcggcagaattattgatctatgttatcctatgggataataaagatcaatgtaaaagtcagtgtctgcagtgttatagtcccctatgggagctttaaccccttaaggactcagggtttttccgtttttgcactttcgttttttcctccttaccttttaaaaatcataaccctttcaattttccacctaaaaatccatattatggcttattttttgtgtcgccaattctactttgcagtgacattagtcattttacccaaaaatgcacggcgaaacggaaaaaaaaatcattgtgcgacaaaatcaaagaaaaaacgccattttgtaacttttggggacttccgtttctacgcagtgcatatttcggtaaaatttacaccttatcattattctgtaggtccatacggttaaaatgataccctacttatataggtttgattttgtcgcacttctggaaaaaatcataactacatgcaggaaaatgtatacgtttaaaaatgtaatcttctgacccctataactttttacttttccacgtacagggcggtttgaggactcattttttgtgccgtgatctgaagtttttatcggtatgatttttgttttgatcagactttttgatcactttttattcattttataatggtataaaaagtgaccaaaatacgcttttttggactttggaatttttttgcgcgt from the Hyla sarda isolate aHylSar1 chromosome 8, aHylSar1.hap1, whole genome shotgun sequence genome contains:
- the LOC130284204 gene encoding E3 SUMO-protein ligase ZBED1-like; the protein is MASAVDPRFKNLPFLPADEADDIYARLTEAVEVEIQKLTTTSTMQQEEEEDKEDNQPATNIQPPMKKPRASCALAELLGQTFSFDKHHRAQKSAHDVAATEVRMFRDETPLPLSDDPLDWWRKHIAEYPHIGRVAKCFLCIPGTSVSAERVFSTAGDIVSAQRSVLKAGHVDQLVFLNKNLKMKKK